The Streptomyces sp. NBC_00435 nucleotide sequence CCGCGGCGCCCGCGTGGACTTCGCCGAACAGGAGGCGGAGAACGCCGCCACCTCCGGCACGCTGATCGGCCCCGACCGCACGGCGTACTCCCTCCCCGCCGAGGCCTCCGGCCGCAAGGCCGTGAAGCTGGCCCCGGGCCAGTACGTGGAGTTCACGCTGCCCGCCGCCGCCGACGCGGTCACCGTTCGCTACAGCCTCCCCGACGCCCCGGCGGGCGGCGGCATCACCGCCCCGCTCGACGTCACCGTGAACGGTAAGAACCGCCGCTCCATGACGCTGACCTCGCAGTACTCCTGGCTGTACAACCAGTACCCCTTCAGCAACGATCCCCGGGCCGACCTGCTGCACCCCGACTGGTGGATCACCGAGTGCGGCTGCGTCCCCGCGGCCACCTCCCCCGCCCCGGTCATCGACAAGCCGTTCCGGCCCACCCACATGTACGACGAGCAGCGGCTGCTGCTGGGCCGCACCTACCGGGCCGGCGACAAGATCCGGTTCACCGTCCCGACCGCGAGCCCCGCCGCCTGGACCGTGATCGACCTGCTCGACTCGCAGCGTGTCGGCGCCCCGCACGTGGAGGCGGTCGCCGCCAATGCCCTGCTCTTCGGCGCCGACCCGACCGGCCGCAGCGACTCCGCCGACGCCATCGACCGGGCCGTCGCCTTCGCCAGGCGGAGCCGGCTCCCGGTGTACCTGCCGCCCGGCACCTACCAGGTGAACCGCCACATCGTCGTGGACGGGGTCACGATCACCGGCGCGGGCAGCTGGTACACCACGGTCAGGGGCAAGGGTGTCGGCTTCTACGGCAAGGAGGCCGCCGACGGCGGCAGCCGCGGCGTGCACCTCTCCCGCTTCGCCGTCGAGGGCGACGTCCGCGAACGCGTGGACACCGACCAGGTCAACGGCGTCGGCGGCGCGATGAGCGACTCCACCATCGACTCCCTCTACATCCACCACACCAAGGTGGGCCTCTGGTTCGACGGTCCGATGAGCGGCGTGAAGGTCACCCGCAACGTCATCACCGACCAGATCGCCGACGGCCTCAACCTCCACACCGGAGTCACCGACTCCCTCGTCCAGGACAACTTCGTCCGCAACACGGGCGACGACGGCCTCGCGATGTGGTCGGAGAGGACGGCGAACGCCCGCAACACCTTCGACCGCAACACCGTGCAGAGCCCCACCCTGGCCAACGGCATCGCGATCTACGGCGGCGCCGACACCACCGTCACCGGCAACCTCGTCGCCGACCCGGTCCGCGAGGGCAGCGCCCTGCACGTCGGCTCCCGCTTCGGCGCCGAGCCCTTCACCGGGAACCTCCGGATCGCCGGCAACACCACCGCGCGCGCGGGCACGTACGAACTGAACTGGAAGATCGGGCTCGGCGCCATCTGGTTCTACGCCCTGGACCGCAGCATCGACCGGGCCGACATCCAGGTCACCGGCAACTCCTTCCTCGACAGCACCTACAACGCCGTCATGCTGGTCAGCGACTGGCCGGTCAAGGACAAGGTCCGCATCGAGAACGTCCACTTCAAGGACGTCCGGGTCGACGGCACCGGCACCTCCGTGGTCAGCGCGCGGGCGGCCGGCTCGGCGAGCTTCGAGAACGTGGACGCCCGGGGCGTCGGGGCCGTCGGCGTGAACAACTGCGGCTCCTTCAACTTCCCGGCCACCGGCTCGGAGTTCACCTTCGTCGACCGGGGCGGCAACGACGGCGGCGGCACGACGGGCCCCTGGCTCGCCGGCTGGGAACTGCCCAACACCATCACCTGCGACGACCGCCCGCCGGTCGTCGTCCCGCCGGCGCCCAGCCCCTGGTAGCGCCCCGTGATCACCGCTCCGCCGCTCCAGGGGGTTCGAGCGGCGGGGCGGTCACCGCGCAGTTCGTACGGCACTGCGGGTGGCAGGCCCCGGGCACCGGGGAGCGTACGGTCGTCCACGCCACGGCGGCTCCGGCCACCAGCACCCCCGCGCACCAGGGCATCGCCCGTCCGAACGCCGCGTCGAAGGCGCCGGCGGAGAGGTAGGAGTCCGGTCCCATCCCGGCCAGCAGCGGCAGTCCGGCCACCGCGAGGAGCCCGGCGGCGCGCGCGGCCGCATTGTTGATGCCGCTGGCCAGCCCCGCCCGGCCGGGGTCCACCGAGGACAGGACCGTCGCCGTCAGCGGAGCCACCAGGGTCACCATGCCCATGCCCATGACGAGCAGCGCCGGCAGCACGTCCCGTACGTACGAGGCCTCCGGGCCCACCCGCAGCATCAGCAGCATCCCCGCCGCGCACAGCAGCGGTCCCACGGTCAGCGGGATCCGCGGGCCGATCCGCTCCCCGAACTGCGCCGAGCGGGCCGACAGCAGCAGCATCAGGGCCGTGGTGGGCAGCAGGGCGCCCCCGGCGGCCAGCGCGGAGTAGCCCGACACCACCTGGAGCTGGAGCACCACCAGGAAGAAGAAACCGCCGAAGGCCGCGTACACGCACAGGGTGACCAGGTTGACGGCGGTGAACTGGCGCGAGGCGAAGATGTCCGGCGGCACCATCGGATCGGCGCGGCGCCGCTCCACCACGACGAACACCGCGGCCAGCAGTACACCGCCGACGGCCGCACCCACCACCAGGGCCGTGCCGGGGCGGGCCTCGATGAGCGCGTAGGTCAGCAGGGCGAGGGAGGCCGCGCCGAGGACGGCCCCGGCCACGTCGAACCGCCCGTGCGCGTGCGGGTCCCGGGATTCCGGTACGTGCCGCAGCGCGACCGGGACGCACAGCGCGGCCACCGGCACGTTCAGCAGGAACACCCAGCGCCAGCCGGGCCCGTCCACCAGCCAGCCGCCCAGGAACGGCCCCACGGCCGCGCCCACCCCGCCGAACCCGGACCACAGCCCCACCGCCCGGGACCGGTCCTCGGGATGGATCGACCCCTGGATCAGCGCGAGGGAACCGGGCGTCAGCAGCGCCCCGCCGACGCCCTGCAGGGCGCGCGCGGCGATGAGCACCCCGGCGTTCGGTGCGATGCCGCACAGCAGGGAGCCGACCGCGAACCACACGACACCGAGCACGAAGATCCGGCGCCGTCCGAACCGGTCCCCGAGCGCCCCGCCGACGAGGATCAGGCCCGCGAGGGTCAGCAGGTAGGCGTTGACCGTCCACTGGAGCACGGCCAGATCGGCGTCGAGGTCCCGGCCGATACGGGGCAGCGCGACGTTGACCACCGTGGAGTCGAGCAGGGCCATGGCGGATCCGAGCACGGTGGTCAGCACGATCCAGCGGCCCTGCGCGGTCCCGAGCCGCACCCCGGGGGAGGGCGGTGGCGGAACGGGGGCGGTCATTCCCCCAGGCTGGCCCGCCTGGCCGGGAACGGCCACCCGGCGGCCCAAGGACGGCTCATTAGGCCCTCTTGTACTGCGCATGACACCTCCCGCACCATGACCCGCGCACGTCACACACACCCTTTCCACACGGCCTATCCACGGCGTACGAGGAGACCACACGTGGCACAACGCACCAGCCGACGAACCCCCCACTCACGCTCGCGCGCACGATTACGACCCGTGCGCGCCGCGCTGACCGCGCTCGCCGCGGCCCTGCTCCTGCCCCTCGGCGCGGGCGTCGCCGCGGCGGCCCCCGACCCCGGGCCAACCCCGGGCGCGGCCGAGCGCAAGATCGAACCGAGTCTCCGCGCCCAGCTCGACGGCTCGGCCAAGGCCGTCTTCTGGGTGTACCTCAACAGCGCCGCGGACCTCACCTCCGCGGGCGGGCAGCAGACCCGCACCGCGAAGGCAGAAACGGTTCTGCGACTGAAGAGGGACCACGCGGCGCGCAGCCAGACCGAGGTGATCAAAGCCCTCGACGGCGCCAAGGCCGAGTACACCTCGTACTGGATCGTGAACGCGGTCCGCGTCGTCGGCACCGAGAAGCTCGCCGGGGCCCTGGCCCAGCGCCCCGAGGTCTCCCGGATCGACGCCGACGACAAGATCGCCCTGCCGAAGCCCGCGGACGGCAAGCGTGAGAAGGCCGCGGCCGACGCCGTCGAGTGGAACATCGACCAGATCAAGGCACCCCAGGTCTGGGACCAGCTGGGCGTGCGCGGCGAGGGCATCGTCATCGCCAACATCGACAGCGGCGTCGACTACACGCACCCGGCGGTGGCCAACCAGTACCGCGGCAAGAACGCGGACGGCACCTACGACCACAACTACAACTGGTTCGACCCGGCCGGGGTCTGCCCCACCGCGGCCCCGTGCGACAACAACGACCACGGAACCCACACGATGGGCACCATGGTCGGCGACGACGGCGGCGCCAACAAGATCGGTGTGGCCCCGGGAGCGAAGTGGATCGCCGCCAAGGGCTGTGAGGCCAGCTCCTGCTCCGAG carries:
- a CDS encoding glycosyl hydrolase family 28-related protein; this translates as MPPRRAVPPSARRRTAAALAAITASTLGLGALGAGAAAARPAGADPAAPAAVTRAALDPALVEGRGARVDFAEQEAENAATSGTLIGPDRTAYSLPAEASGRKAVKLAPGQYVEFTLPAAADAVTVRYSLPDAPAGGGITAPLDVTVNGKNRRSMTLTSQYSWLYNQYPFSNDPRADLLHPDWWITECGCVPAATSPAPVIDKPFRPTHMYDEQRLLLGRTYRAGDKIRFTVPTASPAAWTVIDLLDSQRVGAPHVEAVAANALLFGADPTGRSDSADAIDRAVAFARRSRLPVYLPPGTYQVNRHIVVDGVTITGAGSWYTTVRGKGVGFYGKEAADGGSRGVHLSRFAVEGDVRERVDTDQVNGVGGAMSDSTIDSLYIHHTKVGLWFDGPMSGVKVTRNVITDQIADGLNLHTGVTDSLVQDNFVRNTGDDGLAMWSERTANARNTFDRNTVQSPTLANGIAIYGGADTTVTGNLVADPVREGSALHVGSRFGAEPFTGNLRIAGNTTARAGTYELNWKIGLGAIWFYALDRSIDRADIQVTGNSFLDSTYNAVMLVSDWPVKDKVRIENVHFKDVRVDGTGTSVVSARAAGSASFENVDARGVGAVGVNNCGSFNFPATGSEFTFVDRGGNDGGGTTGPWLAGWELPNTITCDDRPPVVVPPAPSPW
- a CDS encoding MFS transporter, translating into MTAPVPPPPSPGVRLGTAQGRWIVLTTVLGSAMALLDSTVVNVALPRIGRDLDADLAVLQWTVNAYLLTLAGLILVGGALGDRFGRRRIFVLGVVWFAVGSLLCGIAPNAGVLIAARALQGVGGALLTPGSLALIQGSIHPEDRSRAVGLWSGFGGVGAAVGPFLGGWLVDGPGWRWVFLLNVPVAALCVPVALRHVPESRDPHAHGRFDVAGAVLGAASLALLTYALIEARPGTALVVGAAVGGVLLAAVFVVVERRRADPMVPPDIFASRQFTAVNLVTLCVYAAFGGFFFLVVLQLQVVSGYSALAAGGALLPTTALMLLLSARSAQFGERIGPRIPLTVGPLLCAAGMLLMLRVGPEASYVRDVLPALLVMGMGMVTLVAPLTATVLSSVDPGRAGLASGINNAAARAAGLLAVAGLPLLAGMGPDSYLSAGAFDAAFGRAMPWCAGVLVAGAAVAWTTVRSPVPGACHPQCRTNCAVTAPPLEPPGAAER